From Woronichinia naegeliana WA131, the proteins below share one genomic window:
- the hpsN gene encoding hormogonium polysaccharide biosynthesis glycosyltransferase HpsN → MSFKPLISVIVPTYGREEILVASLQDILGQNYQPIEIIVIDQTPQHQPETTTFLTNLHEQKKIQWLRVSWANLPGARNYGVSQAKGEILIFIDDDVKLTPEFVANHAINYQRDSAIGAVAGRVFDRMKLQEAQQIYQNDSYSLDFLPPEAQDPGIAWYYLDFVHTTQPQQVISARGCNMSFRREIFSQWGLRFDERFRGSAVREEADFCLQLRKTGFHIWYDPNAFLIHLGEETGGCHEISTRSLEYQFTFYHNHFLMAFKNLTWSEQWRLYQKLFDCHVLGHPPCDKDTSLLKVLVRGLFYALGFLKAAITQITSIWNDGQVYTRQNPATQLNRLASKS, encoded by the coding sequence ATGAGTTTCAAACCCCTTATCTCTGTGATTGTACCAACCTATGGTCGGGAGGAGATTCTAGTTGCTTCTCTTCAAGATATTCTGGGACAAAATTATCAACCGATAGAAATTATTGTTATTGATCAAACCCCCCAACACCAACCAGAAACAACGACCTTCCTGACAAACCTTCATGAACAGAAGAAAATTCAATGGTTACGAGTTAGTTGGGCCAATTTGCCAGGGGCTAGAAATTATGGTGTGAGTCAGGCAAAAGGAGAAATTCTGATTTTTATTGATGATGACGTAAAATTAACCCCTGAATTTGTTGCCAATCATGCCATTAATTATCAACGCGATTCTGCTATTGGTGCAGTAGCCGGCAGGGTTTTTGATCGCATGAAATTACAGGAAGCTCAACAAATTTATCAAAATGATTCCTATAGCCTTGACTTCTTGCCCCCGGAAGCTCAAGATCCAGGGATTGCTTGGTATTATCTAGATTTTGTTCATACCACTCAACCTCAACAGGTTATTTCTGCTAGAGGATGTAATATGTCCTTTCGGCGGGAAATTTTTAGTCAATGGGGATTGAGGTTTGATGAACGATTTCGTGGCAGTGCGGTACGAGAAGAAGCCGATTTTTGTTTACAGTTGCGAAAAACTGGTTTCCATATTTGGTACGATCCTAACGCTTTCCTAATTCATTTAGGAGAAGAAACGGGCGGTTGTCATGAAATAAGTACCCGTTCTCTAGAATATCAATTTACTTTTTACCATAACCACTTTTTAATGGCTTTTAAAAATCTAACCTGGTCAGAACAATGGCGACTTTATCAGAAATTATTTGATTGTCATGTGTTAGGACATCCTCCTTGTGACAAGGATACTTCTCTCTTAAAAGTTCTAGTGCGTGGCTTATTTTACGCTTTAGGTTTTCTCAAGGCTGCCATTACTCAAATCACATCTATTTGGAATGATGGCCAAGTTTATACGAGACAAAATCCAGCTACTCAATTAAATAGACTAGCCTCAAAATCATGA
- the hpsL gene encoding hormogonium polysaccharide biosynthesis protein HpsL, producing MPKSLVNQAKSSPLETGSALNLKAQLQQKKIKRENRQKFFKNLIPALVVGLIIAFPLAAFKSVLLAAIAALAIPVIWLSYCYPLTALWLFLIYMPFSGTVTYWIGNGNALFQLSKDALYLPALGGLMQRCWQKKQPIWVVPALMPTFLILIGFSLLTLILINGQQQWLIPDCDLGNPSGQALHNANGDYLIDTQGDLITGACKSGIPIIQGLLGLKVLIGYVPLIFCAYYLIEDRQKLNRLGRLLILITLVTCSLGIAQYWLLKTGHCVGTRGMSGVELYQASLEAKCLVGGSLLYSPEQGQIRLPGTFVSPWHWAWFLVGNAAISFIVTFCEQSRFWRLMGLLGMALVFINAVICGQRLALALVPTLIFVLLILTGQFANFKRFLPLIIVLPLVLFIGFSFFNPSFIQERINSFVDRWNQAPPYVFIQQQFSFTLAKSKGILGQGLGTATNSTRTFGPVFFLETYHPKLLFELGFGGLFLFMIFITHLTILTFKSYRSLKDKNLRSWGSSFWVFILIIGYFPYWYPLDTDPVAVYYWFFAGIIFKLPDLEKMQIENSDVKIFTPRKKLIRSRQEKSLST from the coding sequence ATGCCCAAATCCTTAGTCAATCAAGCCAAATCTAGCCCCTTGGAAACAGGTTCAGCTTTGAACTTAAAGGCGCAATTACAGCAGAAAAAAATAAAGCGAGAAAATCGTCAGAAATTTTTTAAAAATCTGATTCCTGCCTTAGTCGTAGGATTGATCATTGCTTTTCCCTTGGCTGCTTTCAAAAGTGTCTTATTGGCGGCGATCGCTGCTTTAGCGATTCCTGTCATTTGGCTCAGTTATTGCTATCCCCTGACAGCCCTATGGTTATTTTTGATCTATATGCCCTTTAGTGGCACTGTCACCTATTGGATTGGTAATGGCAATGCTCTCTTTCAATTAAGTAAAGACGCTTTATATCTTCCTGCCCTAGGAGGATTAATGCAACGCTGTTGGCAAAAGAAACAGCCGATTTGGGTGGTTCCAGCCCTTATGCCCACTTTTCTAATATTAATTGGTTTTAGCCTTTTAACCCTGATCTTAATTAATGGACAGCAACAATGGCTGATTCCAGACTGTGATCTCGGCAATCCATCGGGACAGGCACTACACAACGCTAATGGTGACTATCTCATTGATACCCAAGGTGATCTTATTACTGGAGCCTGTAAAAGCGGCATTCCCATTATTCAAGGTTTACTCGGATTAAAAGTCTTAATTGGCTATGTTCCACTTATTTTTTGTGCTTATTACCTCATTGAAGATCGGCAAAAATTAAATAGGTTAGGGCGTTTATTGATTTTGATTACCCTGGTCACCTGTAGTCTAGGAATTGCCCAATATTGGTTACTAAAAACAGGTCATTGTGTGGGAACGAGAGGAATGAGTGGAGTCGAGCTTTATCAAGCAAGCTTAGAGGCGAAATGTTTAGTGGGAGGGTCTCTCCTTTACAGTCCTGAGCAGGGACAGATCCGTTTACCTGGAACTTTTGTTTCTCCTTGGCACTGGGCCTGGTTCCTGGTCGGTAATGCGGCCATTAGTTTTATCGTTACTTTCTGTGAACAAAGTCGATTTTGGCGGCTTATGGGGTTATTAGGCATGGCCCTAGTTTTCATTAATGCCGTTATTTGTGGCCAACGATTAGCCCTTGCCTTAGTTCCCACTCTAATTTTTGTCCTTTTAATTTTAACGGGTCAATTTGCCAACTTTAAACGCTTTTTACCCTTGATTATTGTTTTACCCTTAGTCTTATTCATTGGCTTCTCATTCTTTAACCCTAGCTTTATTCAGGAACGCATTAACAGTTTTGTGGATCGCTGGAATCAAGCTCCTCCCTACGTTTTTATCCAACAGCAGTTTAGCTTTACTCTCGCTAAAAGCAAAGGAATTTTGGGACAGGGATTGGGAACTGCTACTAATTCAACCCGTACTTTTGGACCTGTCTTTTTTCTAGAGACTTATCATCCCAAACTACTCTTCGAGCTTGGTTTTGGTGGCTTATTTTTATTTATGATTTTTATCACCCACTTAACCATCTTAACCTTTAAAAGTTATCGATCGCTCAAAGACAAAAATTTGCGGAGTTGGGGATCAAGTTTTTGGGTATTCATCTTAATTATCGGTTATTTTCCCTACTGGTATCCCCTAGATACTGATCCCGTGGCTGTTTACTATTGGTTTTTTGCCGGTATCATTTTTAAGTTACCCGATTTAGAGAAGATGCAAATAGAAAATTCAGACGTAAAAATATTTACACCTCGTAAAAAATTGATCCGTTCCCGTCAGGAAAAATCTCTATCTACCTAA
- the glmM gene encoding phosphoglucosamine mutase: MSISLVKPENELGLGASSLGFPEWGCQGFVLPKTPLFGTDGIRGKAGELLTAPLALNLGFWAGQILKQKAKGLGPVIIGQDSRNSSDMLAMAIAAGLTSAGLEVWQLGLCPTPCVAYLARETDAIGGIMISASHNPPEDNGIKFFSKDGLKLGKTASQEIESALRGHHALATDAHSHWGKTLHAPYLVNHYVEFLINSLPTQVNFTGLRVVLDLAWGASVGVGPEVFRALGAEVICLNEFANGDRINVNCGSTHLEGLIQAVKEYQADLGFAFDGDADRVMAIDGKGKIVDGDYILYLWGKTLKQSQELPDNLIIGTVMANLAFERAWENLGGTLLRTAVGDQHVQASMWETGAMLGGEQSGHIICHHHSYSGDGIQAALHLTSLVKQSGLALADLLEESFHPYPQILRNVRVENRERRLHWQSCDPLQQAIATAEAAMGHQGRVLVRASGTEPLIRVMVEANCLKTAEHWTEQLIQVTQSHLAN; encoded by the coding sequence ATGAGCATTTCTTTGGTCAAGCCAGAAAATGAATTGGGATTGGGGGCATCCTCCCTGGGTTTTCCAGAATGGGGCTGTCAAGGATTTGTTTTACCGAAAACGCCTTTATTCGGGACAGATGGCATTCGTGGCAAGGCGGGCGAGTTACTGACGGCTCCTTTGGCTTTAAATTTGGGCTTTTGGGCCGGTCAAATTCTCAAGCAGAAGGCGAAGGGGTTAGGCCCAGTCATTATTGGTCAAGATTCTCGAAATTCTAGTGATATGTTGGCCATGGCGATCGCAGCAGGTCTGACTTCGGCTGGGTTAGAAGTTTGGCAATTGGGACTTTGTCCTACTCCCTGTGTTGCCTATCTAGCGAGGGAAACGGATGCGATCGGTGGAATCATGATCTCCGCCAGCCATAATCCCCCAGAGGACAATGGCATTAAGTTTTTTAGCAAAGATGGACTGAAACTGGGGAAAACTGCCTCCCAGGAAATCGAATCGGCTTTAAGAGGCCATCATGCCCTGGCGACTGATGCCCATAGTCATTGGGGAAAAACGCTACATGCTCCCTATTTAGTCAACCACTACGTAGAATTTCTAATTAATAGCTTGCCCACTCAGGTGAATTTTACGGGTTTACGGGTGGTATTGGATCTTGCCTGGGGTGCCTCGGTGGGCGTGGGGCCAGAGGTTTTTCGGGCATTAGGAGCCGAGGTAATCTGTTTAAATGAGTTTGCTAACGGAGATCGCATTAACGTGAACTGTGGCTCTACTCACCTAGAAGGATTAATCCAGGCAGTAAAAGAATATCAGGCTGATCTAGGCTTTGCCTTTGATGGCGATGCGGATCGGGTGATGGCGATCGACGGGAAAGGAAAAATTGTGGATGGCGATTATATTCTCTATCTTTGGGGCAAAACTCTCAAGCAAAGTCAGGAATTACCTGATAACTTGATTATTGGTACAGTCATGGCCAATTTAGCCTTTGAGCGAGCCTGGGAAAATCTAGGAGGAACCCTACTCAGAACAGCCGTTGGGGATCAGCATGTTCAAGCCTCTATGTGGGAGACAGGGGCGATGTTGGGTGGAGAACAATCGGGTCATATTATTTGCCACCATCATAGTTATTCCGGCGATGGCATACAAGCTGCATTACACTTAACCTCTTTAGTAAAGCAGTCAGGATTGGCATTAGCTGATTTATTAGAAGAAAGTTTCCATCCCTATCCCCAAATTCTTCGCAATGTGCGGGTGGAAAATCGGGAACGTCGTCTTCATTGGCAAAGCTGTGATCCCCTCCAACAGGCGATCGCCACGGCCGAGGCTGCAATGGGTCATCAGGGACGGGTATTGGTACGGGCATCGGGAACAGAACCACTTATCCGAGTTATGGTAGAAGCTAACTGCTTAAAAACCGCAGAGCATTGGACAGAGCAGCTAATTCAAGTTACTCAGTCTCATTTAGCCAATTGA
- a CDS encoding DUF3177 family protein encodes MDKLWFRPLVWLDYRLAVLFAVIIPTILIIWSLAKSSEAIERLLIIYWRVASLLMITIYFMIPSWPIAFVTGFAAKILIPLSLWFWVDLNDEIKDLPPTFLKFVTTTWRWAMTIYCGIGVVMIMPFLACAFGSQALDKSFCEVWFQAPWRYKELMHANASPGFLGFLGVLGLITYVLYFLYFLVFRLGKQGRSALEQ; translated from the coding sequence ATGGATAAACTCTGGTTCCGTCCTTTAGTCTGGCTGGATTACCGACTGGCGGTTCTCTTTGCGGTTATTATACCCACTATTTTAATTATTTGGTCTCTCGCTAAAAGTTCGGAGGCGATCGAACGGTTACTCATTATTTATTGGCGAGTTGCCAGCCTCTTAATGATTACGATCTATTTTATGATCCCTAGTTGGCCGATCGCCTTTGTGACCGGTTTTGCTGCCAAGATTTTAATTCCCCTTTCTCTATGGTTTTGGGTAGATCTCAATGATGAGATTAAGGATTTACCCCCCACTTTTTTAAAGTTTGTCACCACGACCTGGCGTTGGGCTATGACCATTTACTGTGGAATCGGGGTTGTGATGATTATGCCCTTTTTAGCCTGTGCTTTTGGTTCTCAAGCTCTAGATAAGTCCTTTTGTGAAGTGTGGTTTCAAGCTCCCTGGCGTTATAAAGAATTGATGCACGCCAATGCTTCCCCAGGCTTCTTAGGCTTTTTAGGGGTGCTGGGATTGATAACGTATGTTTTATATTTTCTCTATTTTCTCGTTTTTCGTCTAGGTAAACAAGGACGCTCGGCCCTCGAACAGTGA
- a CDS encoding Calvin cycle protein CP12 gives MSNLQEKIEQELKHAREVCSTDGSNAAECATAWDIVEELQAEAAHQRVSHPEQNSLEKYCADNPDAAECRLYED, from the coding sequence ATGAGCAATCTCCAAGAAAAAATCGAGCAAGAATTGAAACACGCCAGAGAGGTTTGCAGTACAGACGGATCGAATGCGGCAGAATGTGCGACCGCCTGGGATATCGTCGAAGAATTACAAGCCGAAGCTGCTCACCAACGAGTAAGTCATCCTGAGCAAAACTCCCTTGAGAAATATTGTGCCGATAACCCAGATGCGGCGGAATGTCGTCTCTATGAAGATTAA
- a CDS encoding IS1634 family transposase, with amino-acid sequence MTQLNVKNLDHLGIIAAIVDELGLVDYINEQLGENDRAKISAGLVVKAMILNGLGFINSPLYLFSRFFEDKPVEHLLGKGIKASDLNDDRLGRVLDLIFMAGISRLFLGICLKAVEIFKIVMKSSHLDSSSLSVQGEYKLSVEREDKESQIIHITHGYSKDKRPDLKQFVLNLVCWGDGDIPAFLELGDGNQSDKKEFAKLLKKFNEQWQFDGLYIADSALYSADNLQKLTGIYWLCSVPKTIREVQDAVSQLASEQFITTDLEGYRLTSLESEYGGVKQRWIVVDSEQKKALDLKQLTKKTEKATAQAQRQLEQLQRQEFACREDALTALSRWEKSLEWHLLQDLTVVEKCHYGHRGKPRPHEQPIRRSYHAQATFSLNSAKVQASERAAGRFVLATNQLDGDSLSDEQLLVHYKQQQGVERGFRFLKDPLFLASSVFLKTPERIMALSFIMVLCLLVYSLGQRKLRLALAEQEETVPNQLGKPTQRPTLRWIFQMLRGVHWVVLDNCPQIINLTLERERILRFFGATTCQYYLLS; translated from the coding sequence ATGACCCAATTAAACGTTAAAAATCTCGACCATTTAGGAATAATCGCGGCGATAGTTGATGAACTAGGTCTAGTGGATTATATCAATGAACAACTAGGAGAAAATGACCGTGCTAAAATCAGTGCGGGTCTGGTAGTGAAAGCGATGATTCTCAATGGCTTAGGCTTTATCAACTCTCCTTTATATTTGTTCAGTCGTTTTTTTGAAGATAAACCAGTAGAACATCTTTTAGGAAAAGGAATAAAAGCCAGCGACCTGAATGATGACCGTTTAGGGAGAGTCTTAGATTTAATCTTTATGGCCGGCATCAGCCGTTTGTTTCTCGGAATTTGTCTAAAAGCCGTAGAAATCTTCAAAATAGTGATGAAAAGTTCCCATTTAGACTCCAGTTCATTATCGGTACAAGGGGAATATAAATTATCGGTGGAGAGAGAAGACAAAGAAAGCCAAATAATCCATATCACTCATGGCTATTCAAAGGATAAGCGACCAGACTTGAAACAATTTGTCTTGAATCTAGTCTGTTGGGGGGATGGCGACATTCCCGCTTTTCTCGAATTAGGAGATGGCAATCAAAGTGATAAAAAAGAGTTTGCTAAACTCTTGAAAAAGTTCAATGAGCAGTGGCAATTCGATGGTTTGTATATAGCAGATTCAGCCTTATACAGTGCCGATAACTTGCAAAAGTTAACCGGCATATACTGGTTATGTTCTGTGCCGAAAACGATTAGAGAAGTGCAGGATGCGGTCAGTCAATTAGCCTCGGAGCAATTCATCACAACTGATTTAGAGGGCTATCGTCTTACCTCCTTAGAAAGTGAATATGGGGGAGTCAAACAACGTTGGATAGTGGTAGATAGCGAGCAAAAAAAAGCTTTAGACCTCAAACAACTGACGAAGAAGACAGAGAAAGCAACGGCTCAAGCTCAAAGACAATTAGAACAATTACAGCGTCAGGAATTTGCTTGTCGGGAGGATGCTTTAACCGCCCTGAGCCGATGGGAGAAGAGTTTAGAATGGCATCTTCTTCAAGACCTAACTGTCGTCGAAAAATGTCATTACGGTCATCGAGGTAAACCCCGTCCCCATGAACAGCCCATTCGTCGTAGCTATCATGCCCAAGCCACTTTCAGCCTCAATAGTGCGAAAGTTCAAGCTTCAGAGCGGGCAGCAGGACGTTTTGTCTTGGCGACGAATCAGCTAGATGGAGACTCTTTGAGCGATGAGCAACTGCTTGTCCACTACAAGCAACAGCAAGGGGTAGAGCGAGGTTTTCGCTTCCTTAAAGACCCTCTGTTTTTGGCGTCCAGTGTTTTTCTCAAAACCCCTGAGCGGATTATGGCATTGAGTTTCATCATGGTGTTGTGTTTACTGGTGTACAGCTTGGGACAACGTAAACTGAGACTGGCTCTGGCAGAGCAGGAGGAGACTGTGCCTAATCAGTTGGGAAAGCCGACTCAGCGTCCGACACTGCGTTGGATTTTTCAGATGTTGAGAGGAGTTCATTGGGTTGTACTGGATAATTGTCCCCAAATAATCAATCTAACGCTTGAGCGAGAGAGGATTTTGCGCTTTTTTGGGGCTACTACTTGTCAGTATTATCTTTTGTCATAA
- a CDS encoding ISAs1 family transposase yields MAKGFGARVLTPQQEKEVKIIKRSILKHFQCLKEPRTGRRQDHNLTAIVTIGILAVLSGADGFVAIEAYGKAKREWLEMFLELPKGIPSHDTFGRVFGMLETEELEKSFLSWISSLTEKMDIELIQIDGKTKRGSYDREKGLNALHSISAWSSERGLMLAQKKVDSKSNEIKAVPLLLKLLNIKGAVVTLDAMGTQTEIAKQIKQGEGDYVLALKGNQGKLNKQVRDWFKQAVAQNWQGIEYSYHEKTEKGHYRLETRQVWTVSINQLSALHRQNQWVGLATVVMVKSKTQFGHKTTETFRYYISSLPTDAERHSHVIRSHWSIENSLHWVLDVTFNEDASRVRQGNAADNLGLLRRLSINLLKHEPSQKSLKMKRYLAAMDNNFLLQVLAASSRE; encoded by the coding sequence ATGGCAAAAGGCTTCGGCGCAAGAGTTCTAACCCCACAACAAGAAAAAGAAGTCAAAATTATCAAAAGAAGCATACTGAAACATTTTCAGTGCCTAAAAGAACCGAGAACAGGGAGAAGGCAAGACCATAACTTAACAGCAATTGTCACCATAGGAATATTGGCAGTATTGTCAGGGGCAGATGGCTTCGTAGCAATTGAAGCCTATGGCAAAGCCAAACGAGAATGGCTAGAAATGTTTCTAGAGTTACCAAAGGGAATTCCCTCTCACGATACCTTTGGAAGAGTATTTGGAATGTTGGAAACAGAAGAACTAGAAAAAAGTTTTCTGAGCTGGATAAGCAGTCTAACGGAGAAAATGGACATAGAGCTGATACAGATAGATGGAAAAACGAAAAGAGGTTCTTATGATAGGGAAAAAGGACTAAATGCGTTACACAGCATAAGTGCGTGGAGTAGTGAGCGGGGACTGATGTTAGCGCAAAAGAAAGTAGATAGTAAATCTAATGAAATAAAAGCAGTCCCCTTGTTACTGAAGTTACTTAACATCAAGGGGGCAGTAGTAACCCTAGATGCAATGGGAACGCAGACAGAAATCGCAAAACAAATAAAGCAAGGTGAAGGTGACTATGTATTGGCTCTCAAAGGAAATCAGGGCAAACTTAATAAACAAGTTAGGGATTGGTTTAAACAAGCGGTCGCTCAGAACTGGCAAGGAATTGAATACAGTTATCATGAGAAGACAGAAAAAGGACATTACCGTTTAGAAACTCGTCAAGTCTGGACAGTGTCAATCAATCAGCTTTCCGCATTGCATCGCCAAAATCAGTGGGTCGGTTTAGCAACTGTTGTGATGGTTAAAAGTAAAACTCAATTCGGTCATAAAACAACAGAGACGTTTCGCTATTATATTAGCAGTCTTCCTACGGATGCCGAACGTCATAGCCATGTGATTCGTTCTCACTGGAGTATTGAAAATAGTCTGCATTGGGTTTTAGATGTCACTTTTAATGAGGATGCGAGTCGAGTGCGTCAAGGTAATGCGGCTGATAATTTGGGCTTGCTCCGTCGTTTAAGTATTAATTTGCTTAAACATGAGCCATCTCAAAAAAGCTTGAAGATGAAGCGTTATTTGGCGGCGATGGACAACAATTTTCTTCTACAGGTTTTAGCAGCTAGTTCACGGGAGTGA
- a CDS encoding ISL3 family transposase has protein sequence MLFFLENLVDLPKVNIRNVIQEGKQAFLILSCQEEEVKCNYCGSLTDELHQTNSVLVRDLSISGQMVYLKVPRRKFYCKDCQRFFTENLEFMEARRKYTVRYEEYIYGRVNVSSVEQVGREESLSWDQVNGIYQRQCEAKKKDWQGVKHLGMDEIAKRKGHQNFVTVLGDIEKGELIEVIDSHQQDKIIEVLMEKELEVREGVEQVSVDMWGGFPKVIEKVFPNAVIVTDRFHVMKALNEELNKIRKQTKLNVKIKGEKWLLLKNKEDLKEEELEKLELVLKQSARLRKAYEYKESFREIYEKVNDKEEGRLKFTEWLENAKSIYTDVISTIRRNLDSICNYFLSRTTNGAMEGINNRLKLIKRQAYGFMNFDNMRNRFLACFS, from the coding sequence ATGTTATTTTTTCTAGAAAATCTGGTAGATTTGCCAAAGGTAAACATAAGAAATGTGATTCAAGAGGGAAAACAAGCGTTTTTAATACTGAGTTGTCAAGAGGAAGAAGTCAAATGTAATTATTGTGGTAGCTTAACGGATGAATTACATCAGACGAACAGTGTATTAGTAAGGGACTTGTCTATCTCTGGTCAAATGGTATATCTGAAAGTCCCTCGTCGTAAATTTTACTGTAAAGATTGTCAAAGGTTTTTTACAGAAAATCTAGAATTTATGGAAGCCCGTAGGAAATACACAGTGAGGTATGAAGAATATATTTATGGACGAGTAAATGTGAGCAGTGTGGAACAAGTAGGTAGAGAGGAATCTCTATCATGGGATCAAGTGAATGGAATTTACCAACGTCAATGTGAAGCTAAAAAAAAAGATTGGCAAGGAGTAAAACACCTCGGGATGGATGAAATAGCGAAACGAAAAGGTCATCAGAATTTTGTAACAGTGTTAGGAGATATAGAGAAAGGAGAATTAATAGAAGTGATAGATAGTCATCAACAAGATAAAATCATCGAAGTGCTGATGGAGAAAGAATTAGAGGTGAGGGAAGGAGTAGAACAAGTGAGTGTAGATATGTGGGGAGGATTTCCTAAAGTAATAGAAAAAGTATTTCCGAATGCAGTAATTGTAACAGATAGATTTCATGTAATGAAGGCGTTGAATGAAGAATTGAATAAAATCCGTAAACAGACAAAATTGAATGTAAAAATCAAGGGAGAAAAGTGGCTATTATTAAAAAATAAAGAAGACCTAAAAGAGGAAGAGTTAGAAAAACTAGAATTGGTGTTAAAGCAATCTGCTCGTTTGCGTAAAGCGTATGAATATAAAGAGTCATTTAGAGAGATATATGAAAAAGTAAATGATAAGGAAGAAGGAAGATTAAAATTTACAGAATGGTTAGAGAATGCAAAGAGCATTTATACAGATGTAATTAGCACAATTCGTAGGAATTTGGACTCTATTTGTAACTACTTTTTGAGTCGAACGACGAATGGGGCAATGGAAGGCATCAATAATCGTCTTAAACTAATCAAGCGTCAAGCTTATGGATTTATGAACTTTGATAATATGCGAAATCGTTTTTTAGCTTGCTTTTCATGA
- a CDS encoding IS1634 family transposase, protein MRSPWKADKVVKKEWQKLCGQNFACEADALTEAQLWPKTLTYHQLSQVEVQTIPYYAKGGRPKQGATPLGFHYRLTGQLSLDSSCLEAASKRAGRFILATNVLDSQVLSPDQMLAEYKAQQNTERGFRFLKDPFFFASALFLKNPQRIMALMMIMVVSLLVYTLAQRRLRQALALAHQTIPNQKGKPTAIPTLLWVFQSFLFIRWLEIDGIQTIVNLTSKHKHILSFLGSSCQKYYFVS, encoded by the coding sequence ATGCGTTCGCCCTGGAAAGCCGATAAAGTTGTCAAAAAAGAATGGCAGAAACTTTGTGGACAGAATTTTGCTTGTGAGGCCGATGCTCTTACTGAGGCTCAACTCTGGCCAAAAACCTTGACTTATCATCAACTCAGTCAAGTTGAGGTTCAGACTATTCCTTACTATGCCAAGGGAGGAAGACCGAAACAAGGGGCTACCCCTCTCGGTTTTCATTACCGCTTAACTGGGCAATTAAGCCTTGATTCCTCTTGCTTGGAAGCCGCATCTAAACGGGCTGGACGCTTTATTTTAGCTACTAATGTTCTTGATTCTCAGGTTTTGAGTCCCGACCAGATGTTGGCTGAATATAAGGCTCAACAAAACACCGAGCGCGGCTTTCGCTTTCTCAAAGACCCTTTCTTTTTTGCCTCTGCTCTTTTTCTCAAGAATCCTCAACGCATTATGGCTTTGATGATGATTATGGTTGTCTCTTTATTGGTTTATACTTTGGCACAACGTCGCCTACGACAGGCTTTGGCTCTTGCCCATCAGACTATTCCTAATCAAAAGGGTAAACCGACCGCCATTCCCACTCTGCTTTGGGTCTTTCAGTCTTTTCTGTTTATCCGTTGGTTAGAGATTGACGGCATTCAAACTATCGTTAATTTGACCTCCAAACACAAACATATTCTTTCCTTTCTTGGCTCTTCATGTCAAAAGTACTACTTTGTCTCTTGA